Proteins encoded together in one Bradyrhizobium sp. CB82 window:
- a CDS encoding GNAT family N-acetyltransferase, with amino-acid sequence MTIAAAIQSRTAEAPARSKASRIAEVEIVSDLTMAEPVWRALEETSQLFTPYQRFDLLAPWQRLVGEHEGATPFIVIARDSERRPLVVLPLCTRKNHGVFVACFMGGKHTTFNMGLWDADFAGHAETADLDALLAALRAHGSVDVLALSQQPMRWRDQQNPFALLPRQNSINGCPLLTMPPAGPPASRISNSFRRRLKSKEKKLQALTGYRYHLATTDDDITRLLDWFFRVKPVRMAEQRLPNVFAEPGVEAFIRSACLARCGDGRVIDIHALECDEEPIAIFAGVADGGRISIMFNTYTMSEHARYSPGLVLMRNVIDHYAEAGYDALDLGIGSDDYKRLFCKSDEEIFDSFVPLTSHGKLAAMTMSSLNHGKRLVKQNQMLFDLARKLRRAFG; translated from the coding sequence ATGACCATAGCTGCGGCGATTCAAAGCCGGACGGCAGAAGCGCCAGCGCGGTCGAAAGCGAGTCGTATCGCCGAGGTCGAAATCGTCAGCGATCTCACCATGGCCGAACCGGTCTGGCGCGCGCTGGAGGAAACGAGCCAGCTCTTCACGCCCTATCAGCGCTTCGACCTGCTCGCCCCCTGGCAGCGCCTCGTCGGCGAACACGAAGGCGCGACGCCTTTCATCGTTATTGCCCGCGATTCCGAGCGCCGGCCGCTCGTCGTGCTGCCGCTGTGCACGCGGAAAAACCATGGCGTCTTCGTCGCCTGCTTCATGGGCGGCAAGCACACGACCTTCAACATGGGCTTGTGGGACGCCGACTTCGCCGGCCACGCCGAGACCGCCGATCTCGACGCGCTGCTCGCGGCCCTGCGCGCGCACGGCAGCGTCGATGTGCTCGCGCTGTCGCAGCAGCCGATGCGCTGGCGCGACCAGCAAAACCCGTTCGCGCTTCTGCCGCGCCAGAATTCCATCAACGGCTGCCCGCTGCTCACGATGCCGCCGGCTGGCCCGCCGGCGTCGCGCATCAGCAATTCCTTTCGCCGCCGTCTGAAGAGCAAGGAAAAGAAGCTTCAGGCGCTCACTGGCTACCGCTACCACCTCGCCACCACCGATGACGACATTACCCGCCTGCTCGACTGGTTCTTCCGCGTCAAGCCGGTACGGATGGCGGAGCAGAGGCTGCCGAACGTGTTCGCCGAGCCCGGCGTGGAGGCGTTCATCCGCTCGGCGTGCCTGGCGCGGTGCGGCGACGGCCGCGTCATCGACATCCATGCGCTGGAATGCGACGAGGAGCCGATCGCGATCTTCGCCGGCGTCGCCGACGGCGGCCGCATCTCGATCATGTTCAACACCTACACGATGTCGGAGCACGCGCGCTACAGCCCCGGCCTGGTCCTGATGCGCAACGTCATCGACCACTACGCGGAAGCCGGCTATGACGCACTCGATCTCGGCATCGGATCGGACGACTACAAGCGCCTGTTTTGCAAAAGCGACGAAGAGATCTTTGACAGCTTTGTCCCTCTGACCTCACACGGCAAGCTGGCAGCGATGACGATGTCCTCGCTCAACCATGGCAAGCGTCTCGTGAAGCAGAACCAGATGCTGTTCGACCTTGCGCGAAAACTGCGCCGGGCGTTCGGGTAG